Part of the Bacillota bacterium genome is shown below.
TCCTCAGCACAGCGAGCTATTCGGACTGATTATAATCGCTTTGGCGCTCTTGGCCGCGGCAAGCCTGCTGTTTACGGAACATACCGGTGTTACAGGTCGTTTCCTCAACGAGTTACAGATAAATATCGCCGGCCGATATGCCCTGTTTTTCCCATTTGCCTTGTTGATTTGGGGCATACGGGCGCTATTTTTCCCCAACTCAGTTAATTTTGGCCGCAAGGCATTCGCTACATTGGTCATCATTCTATGCTTGTTGGCCAGCGTCCATATCTATGCTGCGCCAACATTGGACGAGCCTAGATTATTATTGGATATGGTTGGACAAGAGCAAGGTGGCGGAATTCTTGGCGCATTGGCGGCGATTGGTTTACTACGGGCTTTTGGCCTGGTGGGCTCCGTGGTAGTTTTGGTCTCAACATTTACAATTGCCTTCCTGACCATGGTGGATATATCGCTGAAACAGGCTGTGGCGATGGCTGGCAATGCGTTTGCAGGGATTTTGAAGGGAATTGTCAGCAATCTGACCAATATCGGCCGTCGCTTGAAAACCTTGATTGCTCAAAACAAGCGCACACGCCAGCGGGAGGCGACCGTAATTATTCACGACTACCAGGCGCCCGGTGAAGAGGCCGCTCCTACCGGCCAACCCCCGTTCGACTCGGAACCGGAATCGGAAGCGGAACCTCCGGAGCCGGTAAGGCCGTTGCCGGTTCCAACGGCAAAGCCAACCGCACCATCACCGACGGTGCCTGACTTAGCCCAGGAACAAGACGATTATGAGCAAAAATATACCGCAGATTACCAGTTGCCACCTCTGAATCTGCTTCAAAAAACAATTCGACTCAAAGATCCCCAGGGTCGAAGAGAGCTTGTATCTCAGGCCGATGTTTTGGAGCAAACCCTGGCCAGCTTTGGGATTGAGGCTAAAGTTATCAATGTTCATCGCGGTCCCACAATAACAAGGTTTGAAATTCAGCCGGCAGCCGGCGTCAAGGTCAGTAAAATTGTCAATTTGGCCGATGACCTTGCATTAAGTCTTGCGGCAACCAGTGTCCGAATTGAAGCGCCAATACCCGGCAAATCTGCCGTTGGACTTGAGGTTGCCAATAAAGCCAAGGCAACTGTCTATTTTCGCGAAGTCTTGGAATCAGACGCCTTTGCTGGCAGTGATTCCAAATTGACCGTGGTTCTTGGGAAAGGCATTGCCGGCGAGCCGGTTGTTGCCGATCTTATGGACATACCCCATTTGCTGATTGCCGGCGCCACCGGCGCCGGAAAAAGCGTTTATCTCAACACCTTTATTGCCAGTCTGTTGTTCAAGGTGAAGCCGGATGAGTTGAAATTGCTGCTTATTGACCCTAAAGTTGTCGAGCTAAACATCTACAACGGTCTGCCCCATCTCTTATGCCCGGTGGTTACCGATCCGCGACAAGCCGCCCAGGCCCTGAAAAATGTTATCAAGGAAATGGAGCGCCGTTACCAGCTCTTTGCAGCAAACGCCGCCCGAGACATAAATCGGTTCAATGAAATGGCAGATTCCCGCGGGGAACAACGTTTGCCCTATATCATTGTTATAATCGATGAGCTGGCTGATTTGATGATGACAGCTCCTACCGAGATTGAAGACGTGATTTGCCGGATTGCGCAAAAATCCAGGGCTGCCGGCATTCACTTGGTGGTGGCTACCCAACGACCTTCGGTTGATGTTATCACCGGTGTTATCAAAGCCAATATCACAACCAGAATCGCCTTTGCTGTTTCCAGTCAGGCAGATTCTCGGACAATCCTTGACATGAGTGGAGCAGAGAAGCTTCTGGGTAAGGGCGATATGTTATTTCTGCCTGTGGGCGCCGCTAAGCCCCACCGGATTCAAAGCGCTTATATCTCGGAAGAAGAAGTGGAGAAGATAATTACCCATATCCTGGCTCAGGCTGCCCCTGTACCCCAGGAGGATTTCCTGGACACCACCGGCGTTGAACAGGACACAAGTCTAGAAACTGATGAACTGCTGCCCGAGGCTGCCAGATTGATTGTGGAAAGTGGACAAGCGTCTATTTCGATGCTACAACGACGGCTGCGCATCGGTTATACCCGGGCAGCGCGGCTGATTGACGATATGGAGCAAATGGGAATTGTTGGTGGATTTGAAGGGAGCAAGGCACGAAAGATTCTAGTAACTCCCGGCCAACTGGCGGGTATGTTCGACGGCTTGGGTGATTCTGAATAAGTTCACGTAAAGTGCGGACAAATGTTGACTGCCTGCCTGCGTGATGATATTATTCATTTGAAATACAAAACTTGGGGGAGGTTTTTGTTTTGAAAAAGTTTTTTGCTTTACTTATGGCTGTAGTCATGGTTTTCGCCTTGGCTGCTTGTGGCGGCGGTGAAGAACCTGCCGACGACAATGGAGACAACGGCAATGATGTTCAGCCGCCGGAAGATGACAAACTAGTTTACATGGTTACCGACATGGGCGGTGTGGACGATGAGTCCTTTAACCAGTCGGCCTGGGAAGGTCTTACCCGTTTCAAAAATGAAATTGACGGGTGGACAGCGGATGTTATCGAATCCCATCAGGAGGACGACTACACTCCCAACCTGCGGGCTGCAGTCAGTGCCGACGCCGAGTTGGTCTGGGCCATCGGCTACATGATGGCAGAGCAGCTTGATGCGGTCGCCGCCGATAATCCCGATGGCAATTTTGCGATTATCGATTCCGCATCTGAAGAATTGTTGGACAATGTCGCTTATGTTGTGTTTAAAGAGCATGAAGGCTCGTTCCTGGTGGGCATGATTGCCGGTTTGATGACCGAATCGGACACCATCGGCTTCATTGGCGGTATGGAAGGCGATTTGATTATCAAGTTTGAATCCGGTTTTCGTGCCGGTGTTCACGCTGTTAATCCCGACGCCGAAGTGTTGGTTCAATACGCTGATTCCTGGGGCGACACCGCCCGGGGCAACCAGATTGCCACCAATATGATTGGCCAGGGCGCCGATGTTATCTACCACGCTGCTGGCGGCGTTGGCATCGGTGTAGCCGAAGCCTGCGACGATAACGAAGTATGGTTTATCGGCGTTGACATGGATCAGAGCCACCTTACTGAGTACACCTTGACCAGTATGATTAAGCGGGTAGACACCGCCACTTATGAAATCAGCAAACAACTTGCCGAGGGCAACTTCCCTGGTGGCA
Proteins encoded:
- a CDS encoding DNA translocase FtsK, whose amino-acid sequence is MARRKRRKRKQQNPQHSELFGLIIIALALLAAASLLFTEHTGVTGRFLNELQINIAGRYALFFPFALLIWGIRALFFPNSVNFGRKAFATLVIILCLLASVHIYAAPTLDEPRLLLDMVGQEQGGGILGALAAIGLLRAFGLVGSVVVLVSTFTIAFLTMVDISLKQAVAMAGNAFAGILKGIVSNLTNIGRRLKTLIAQNKRTRQREATVIIHDYQAPGEEAAPTGQPPFDSEPESEAEPPEPVRPLPVPTAKPTAPSPTVPDLAQEQDDYEQKYTADYQLPPLNLLQKTIRLKDPQGRRELVSQADVLEQTLASFGIEAKVINVHRGPTITRFEIQPAAGVKVSKIVNLADDLALSLAATSVRIEAPIPGKSAVGLEVANKAKATVYFREVLESDAFAGSDSKLTVVLGKGIAGEPVVADLMDIPHLLIAGATGAGKSVYLNTFIASLLFKVKPDELKLLLIDPKVVELNIYNGLPHLLCPVVTDPRQAAQALKNVIKEMERRYQLFAANAARDINRFNEMADSRGEQRLPYIIVIIDELADLMMTAPTEIEDVICRIAQKSRAAGIHLVVATQRPSVDVITGVIKANITTRIAFAVSSQADSRTILDMSGAEKLLGKGDMLFLPVGAAKPHRIQSAYISEEEVEKIITHILAQAAPVPQEDFLDTTGVEQDTSLETDELLPEAARLIVESGQASISMLQRRLRIGYTRAARLIDDMEQMGIVGGFEGSKARKILVTPGQLAGMFDGLGDSE
- a CDS encoding BMP family ABC transporter substrate-binding protein: MAVVMVFALAACGGGEEPADDNGDNGNDVQPPEDDKLVYMVTDMGGVDDESFNQSAWEGLTRFKNEIDGWTADVIESHQEDDYTPNLRAAVSADAELVWAIGYMMAEQLDAVAADNPDGNFAIIDSASEELLDNVAYVVFKEHEGSFLVGMIAGLMTESDTIGFIGGMEGDLIIKFESGFRAGVHAVNPDAEVLVQYADSWGDTARGNQIATNMIGQGADVIYHAAGGVGIGVAEACDDNEVWFIGVDMDQSHLTEYTLTSMIKRVDTATYEISKQLAEGNFPGGTVRDLGLAEEGVGYVQSEHIPSEVIDQVEDLKQKIINGELEVPFTRDAVDEFKANN